From Toxotes jaculatrix isolate fToxJac2 chromosome 1, fToxJac2.pri, whole genome shotgun sequence, a single genomic window includes:
- the sult5a1 gene encoding sulfotransferase family 5A, member 1 produces MARLDVTEVFCGISFPGHLHTQESLQLALKFPFQDTDILIVSYPKSGTTWMQEIVTLIFNKGDPHLSQTVPNWARAPWLEQYYSAAVLEASSITPRVITTHLPHQLLGPALQGSKAKIIYVSRNPKDAMVSFYHFHKMANFLPDAGTFPEFLNRFLEGTLSFGSWFDHIKGWTSQTATMDNLLHITYEEMSLDLHGAIRRVSSFLQCPLVEDEVNACVPHCSFSSMKDNKMVNYTLVTEDIMDHNKGSFMRKGKTGDWKNMFTEEQDQYFESVFKSKMQDCTLEFVWEVQDQEEAHTKEEIPQEDTEK; encoded by the exons ATGGCCAGGCTGGATGTCACAGAGGTGTTTTGTGGTATTTCGTTTCCTGGACACCTGCACACCCAGGAATCCTTGCAACTTGCTCTCAAATTTCCATTTCAGGACACGGACATCCTCATTGTCTCCTATCCAAAGTCAG GCACCACATGGATGCAGGAAATAGTGACTCTCATCTTCAACAAAGGGGATCCACACCTATCCCAAACTGTCCCAAATTGGGCCAGGGCTCCTTGGCTGGAGCAATACTATAGTGCTGCGGTACTGGAAGCCTCATCCATCACACCTCGAGTCATCACAACACACCTGCCTCATCAGTTACTCGGCCCAGCCCTACAGGGCTCCAAAGCCAAG ATCATCTATGTGAGCAGGAACCCTAAAGATGCAATGGTGTCCTTTTACCACTTTCACAAAATGGCCAACTTTCTCCCTGATGCTGGCACATTCCCAGAGTTTTTAAATCGTTTCCTGGAGGGCACAC TGTCCTTTGGCTCCTGGTTTGACCACATTAAAGGCTGGACCAGTCAGACAGCAACTATGGACAATCTGCTTCACATCACCTATGAAGAGATGTCATTG GACCTGCATGGCGCTATAAGGAGGGTTAGCTCTTTTCTACAGTGTCCCCTGGTGGAGGACGAGGTAAATGCCTGTGTGCCACactgcagcttcagcagcatGAAAGACAATAAGATGGTCAACTACACCCTCGTCACTGAGGATATAATGGACCATAACAAGGGTTCCTTCATGAGAAAAG GTAAGACCGGAGActggaaaaacatgttcacagaGGAGCAGGATCAATATTTTGAAAGCGTCTTCAAGTCCAAGATGCAGGACTGCACTTTAGAGTTTGTGTGGGAGGTGCAGGATCAAGAGGAGGCACACACTAAAGAGGAAATCCCACAGGAGGACacagaaaagtga